In the Balaenoptera ricei isolate mBalRic1 chromosome 1, mBalRic1.hap2, whole genome shotgun sequence genome, GCTCCGAGTATCTGAGCGTGTCCGGGGTTTCCATCGCCCGACCTGGTCTGGTGCGTGCCTGGTCACTGTGTGTGTACCAGATCTCTGTCGGTTTATCGTATGTATATGTGTCAGGATGAGTACTCTGTGTACATGAGTCTGTGTGTCGGGGGTGTACCGCACCAGGCAGGGCGAGGCCGCAGGCAGGGCGAGGCTCTCCGTCCTGGTGTTCTCTCCAGCCAGCTTCCGCTGGGATGAGCGTTTTCTGCCGGCGAGGCTCTCTGGGGGAAATCCCCGGGGACTCAATGCGGTAGGATTTCGGTCAAACAGATGCCGAGTTCTAGAGGCCCCGACGCCGGCCCACCCGGACCCGGAGCCTGACCACCCGCTCGCTTCTCCTCTGCGCAGGTGCTGGAGCCGCCTCTCGGGGCCCAGGGAGAGACCTTGGAGCTGCGCCCGCGCTCCCGCTACCGTGTACAGCTGCGCGCCAGGCTCCACGGCCCCACCTTCCATGGGCCCTGGAGCGCCTGGTCCGACCCAGTGAGGGTGGAAACCACCTCCGAGACGGGTGAGGGCCGAGCCAGAGCGAAGGCGGTCAGCGGCTGCGCGAGCGGAGGGGCGCCGGCTCAGCGAGGGGCGGGGCCGCGGCTGAGCGGACTTACCCGGCGCCCCGGGGCGGCGAGGGGTGGGGCCTGGCGGACCTGGGGGCGGGGCTCCGGCCAGGCGCGGCCCCCCGAGATCTGACTGCTTTTGTCCATTAGCCTGGATCTTCTTGGTGACCGCTCTGCTCCTGGTGCTGGGCGTCAGCGCCCTCCTGGGCCTGCTGCTGCTGAGGTGGCAGTTTCCTGCGCACTACAGGTACCGCTCGGGTCAGGCGGGAGACGGGGCCGTGGTCCGGGCGAGGCCAGCGGCCTCTAAAGAAGCATCCCCGCGTCACTCTGTGTCACCCGCTCTCCGGACAATCCCACATCCACACCTGTGGCGTCAGCTGCTCCCAGCGCGTCTTCCCCGGGAGTCGAACTGCCTCCTTACACTCTAACATGCCCACTATACGGGACACCCCAAACAGGCCCACCTTCTGACTCCTCATCTCAGTAACAAGGCTACTGTCCCCCTGTCACCCAAGCCGGAACACTTAGGCCCCACCCTCGCCCTTATCCAGTCTGGTCCGGTCATTCCACCCCCTAAAGCTCGCTCAAACAATAGCCCTCTTTCTCTAGCCGTACAGGCACTACCTGACTCACCAAAACGGAGCCCCTTCTCCCTCCAATCTAGCCTCACGCAGCCACCAGAATAATCTTTCTAAAAATGCACACATGAACTTGTCACTCCGCCTCCTTAAGTCACATTATTAGCTCCCCAGGATAAAGTCCAGACTCTAGAATGACAAGGAAGGCTGTGCAAAATCTGGCCCCTGCCAGGATTtccaccctcccaccctgtgCATCAGCCTTGCCAGACTGTTGGTGATTTCCTCCACAAGTCAAGAGATTTTACTTCTCAGTGCCTTTGCACATAATGTCCTGTCTGCCAGGAATATCCTCCCTGGATGACTAATACCCATTTATCTATAAATAACTTTCTTCCCTGACTCCTAGGAAACCTTTCCTGACCTTCCCCTATTGGCTACTTTCTTTGTGCCCCAATACAGACTTCTTCCATAGTACCAGAAGCATTTTACTGCATTCACTTCTTTATATGTCTTCCCTATGCCTTACTTGGTCATCCTTAAATCTACAGCACAGGGCCTGCTAAATAGCACAcacttaaataaatgttattaatgtATGATTTGTTTATGTGGCGAGACTAAGGCTGAGGAGAAATGGCATTGGAAGTTATAAACATAAAGGACAGAATCCATACCACCTCAGTCCTTCAGTTGGTAACATCTCTCGATTCTTGAAGACTCAGCTCAGAAGGCACCTCCTGCAGGTGGCCTCTTTAGATGGCCCTAGGCTAGATTAGATGCCCCTCTTCTGTGCTCGCATCTCTCCTTGAACATGTctttgagcttttaatccactcATATGTATAAGCAGACTGCAATGCAGCCTCTATGCAAGTAGCCAGATCCAACAAAAAAgttgggagagaagagggaggtggTGCTGCTGAACCAGGCGTACTCAGTTCCTTTTCCCCAATTTACCAGATACATCACTCCTCCTTCCCTGGAGAGATACGAGTGAGATCACAGAAGAGGCCTGAAATGTCATTCAGCTAAAGTCCCTCCATGTGGAAATATGAGCCTAAGGAATTGGAGGTTCCCCCAACATACCTTCATCCACATTCTTCCTGGAGAGACCACCTTCCCCAGTAACTTAATAAAAGCCCCATTGGTTCTCTCCATTCGTTCATTCAACTAATTTCTTGAGAACCTATTAtgggccagacactgttctacaCCCTGGAGCTACAGGAATGAGCAAACAGACAAACTCTttgctctcatggagtttacattctcgtatatgtgatatatataaggATCTAATAAATACACAATAAGTcaagtgctataaagaaaaataagcagagcAGGAGACAGAGAGTGATGGGGAAGGGAGGTGGTTCTGTTTTAGGGCagtcagggaagccctctctgtcAGGATGACATCTGAGCAGAAACCTAAATGAAGTGAGGGAACAAAtcaagtgttccaggcagagagaacaggaagtgcaaaggccctgaggcaggagtgtttGAGGACACTCAAATCCCTTTTTTGAACCTCCGCACTACTGAGTTCCCTCCGCCACCAGAGGTTTCCTTTTCACCTTTGCTCCACTACCTTACTTTACTGCCTTGACTACACTCTTACCTCTCCAAGCTTGCTCCCCCACCTCACTGCCTCCCCCCACGGCCCCCCCTCAGGGCTCCCCTCCTAACTCACTCCCACAACTcagtctccttctcttccttctcctcaagGAGCCTGAGGCATGCCCTGTGGCCCTCACTTCCAGACCTGCACCGGGTCCTAGGCCAGTACCTTAGGGATACTGCAGCCCTGAGTCCGGTGAGTGCACCCCTGCTCTCCACCACCCACCACCAGCCCTGTGTGGAGCTGGATCCTTGCCCTACCACACAGCTTTTCCAAGGCCCTTGCCCACCAGCATACCATCCCTGGGTCCTACCGCCAACCGAACCCTCCTTTCTACACAATCCAGGTCCTGCTCCTACAGGACCTGCTCTAATCCAGACCccttcaccccctcccccatctctcccaGCCCAAGGCTGCAGTTTCAGATACCTGTGAGGAAGTGGAACCCAGCCTCCTTGAAATTCTACCTAGGTCCTCAGAGAAGACTCCCTTGCCCCTATGTTCCTCCCAGGCCCAGATGGACTACCGAGGATTGCAGCCTTCTTGCCTGGGGGCCATGCCCCTGTCTGTGTGCCCACGCATGGCTGAGACAGCGTCCTACTGCACCACTCACATCGCCAACCATTCCTACTTACCACTCAGCTGCTGGCAGGCCCCTCGCGCCCAGTACCCTGGACAGATCCAAACCCTCTAGTCCTTCCTTCTGAACTTCCCTACCCACCGCATCCCAACAACACAACCATCTCAGACCTCACGTCCTTCCCGGTTGTCTACCCTCCTAGCTGGGCTTCATAACACTGATCTTTCAGTAGTGCTGCTGACATAAATCCAGGACAAGGCTCATTTGACTTAGCTCCTCTAAATTTCAcctcctttctgtctcctctTTAATGCCAAACTCCTTGAAAAGGAGTCTCCACTTCCTGACTCCCATTTACTCCTCAGACTACTTCAATTCATTCCCCTACTACCACTCTGCTAATGAAACTACTCAGGCAAAACTCACCTCAAATTTTTCTCATCACAAGATCCAATCAGATTTTGTTAATTCTCAATCCATTTGATCTCTCTGTTGTCATTTGTCATGGTGGCTACTCATTTCTCCTTTAAATTCTCTCCTCCATGGCTTGCATACATCACCATCTCTCCTGGCTCTGCTCGGGCCTCTCTGAGTATACCAATAGTTTAGAGCAtaagctctggagtcagagcTGGGTTCAATTCCTGTCTTTCCCACTTGCTAGCTGTATGGGCTTGAGCAAATAACTTAAGGCCTTTGAggcttaattttctcatctataaaacagggataataacagAACCCCATAGAGTTGTAAAGAGCATTTAGTGAGATAATCTAAGTAAAGCACAGTAACTAGGACATAGTAAGTGTTTGATATGTCTAAACTATGGTAATTATTCCTTCCTAATCTTATCCTGGAATCTCTTCCACTCCTTAATTACTGCAGTCCCTCAAGAGTCCATTCTTAACAGTCTCCAATCCCATCCGCTCTCATTGCCTTTCCTATATGCTGACCATTCCAAAGTTCTTATCTGCAGCCCAGACTTCTAACAGCACCTGTAATGGTTTATGCAAGTAACCGTTTACATGTCTGTCTTCTGTTACTagattgtgagctccttgagggcaagggcTGTGATTTATTTGTCTTCCCTCCAACCCTCACCCCCCAGCACCTGGAGTAGTGCTTGGTGCATGGTAGTAggccttcaataaatgttttctaaatgaaGGAAATCTTTCTGGACAATGCGGCCTTAACCCCATGCCTCTCATCCTCTCTGCCATTCATATGCAGCAGTAAATGTGCTTAGGCCATTCTGATTATGGATTCCCCTAACCCATTCAAATTCTCAAACAAACAGTATTTTTTGCTGACTCCGAATATACCCAGTGTGTCAGTCAGGGTCTTGGCAGAAATAGATGACACACTCAATCTGGGTATCTGGATGAGAGTTTAATAAAGGGCATATTTATAAAGATGAGGCAGGATTTAGGAAAACCATCAAGGAATAGTGCAGTACCCCGGGGCTAACAACAGTTGGGAGCTGGTACCCACCGCACCCCACCCTGGGCATCAAGGGGTAATGGGAGAGAGTAGTTATGAGACAGGGAGAGAGTAGCTACAGAGAGGGCCGCCTGGCAGGAGCTGTGGCAGAGAGCTACAGCCAACCTGTGGGGATATGGCGGGGACGGAGCCAGGGGAACAAAAAGCTCATGTctgctctccccttcccccaaccctcaCTCTCTGATCTCCTGATCTCCTGCATCTGCCCTAACAAAGTACCGcgaacttggtggcttaaacaacagacgtttTTTATCTcttagttctggaagctagaaattcaaggtgtcagcagggttggttgcttctgagagctgtgaggaagaatctgttccatgcctctcccctagcttctgggGGTTTCCTGGCAATCTTCAGTgtttggcttgtagaagcatcacctccatctctgctttcatcttcacattgtgttctccctgtgtgtgtctgtgtccaaacttttccattttacaaggacaccagtcatactggattagggcccaaccAAATGACCTCAACTTAACTAATTATACCTGgagtgaccctatttccaagtaaggtcacactCTGAAGTACTGGGGCTTAAGTATGCAACGTATAAATTTGGGGGGGGAGAgacacaatttaacccataacaTCCTCCCATTGGTGGAATACAAACAGAAACCAGAGCCCAAGGGAATCCATTGACGCAGGCCATATGAGTCAGCCTCACAGGGCACACGGCAGAGTAGAGGATGAAGAGTGGACCTGGATGGGACAAATGGATGACATCTGGTATACTCACTTTCCATAATTCCTTCCCCAAGCCACGTTCAAGGCTCCAACTCTACTCCTAGGGACTCAAAACTAGGATTGAGATCCAAACCACTAAACCTCTCACCTTTACACTGATTCAGCCGTCATGTCCTGACCCCTTTTACTTACTAAATTCGGCCTCctcttctccatctccactgAGCTATTACTACAGCCTCTACCTAATATCTCTGCCTCCAGTCTCTCTCCCTAAATCCAACCTGTATGTTGCCTCCAGATTGATCGTCCTGTTCATCTCACTCCTTGCTCACTCCTTACCTCTAAATCTTTAGCTTGACTCTTCAGAACTGATCTCGTTCTCTTCTACTATTTCCCTGTGTGAGGATTAACGGTGTTAACACAATGCCATGCATATAGTAAATAGTGTTTACagggttatctttttttttaaattaattttaaatttatttttggctgcgttgggtcttcattgctgtgtgcgggctttctctagttgcggcgagcgggagctactcttcgttgcagtgcgtgcatgggctcttattgcggagcacaggctctaggcgcgtgggcttcagtagatgtggcacgcgggctcagtagttgtggctcgcgggccctagagtgcaggctcagtagttgtggtacacgggcttagttgctccgcgggcatgtgggatcttcccggaccaaggatcgaacccgtgtcccctgcattggcaggcggattcttaaccactgagccaccagggtagtccctacagggttatctttatttttatcccaACTGGGCTGTTCCACCCCCTGATTATCACCTATATTTTAGTCCCTCCATGCCCTCTGCTTCCCTACATTCAGGTCCTTCCGGTGGGAGTTCCCCAATCTAAGCAGCTCCTCAGCCTCTAATTATCTATCTCTAAAGCCTTGttctccttccctccagcctAAGAGGAATTGATCTTTCTCCCCTAGACTGAAAAAGCTCCCTGTGTTTTCTATCCCCTTTCTTCCTGGGCAAGGTGCTTGTTCTACCCTCTTCCATCTCCTCTGGCTCTTCACCTTCAAAGATGCATAGGCATCTTGATGCTGGCATTCCCTCCAGCTCCCATGCACTGCCCTCTTTTTCATTCCCAAATTTCTTATACAAGTAGCCCATGCTTGCTGCCTCCACATTCTCCCCACCCTTCTTTCTGCAACCCCTTCCAAACGGAACCCAAGCACCGCCTCGCCTGATCCCTTTCTCTCCAAGGTCACTGAAGATTTGTTTCCCAATAGCCAACTCTGACCTTTTCTGTCATCAATTTGACCATTTTGTATCATATTAGAATCCCTCCAACTTCAAGGTCCATGTCAGTTATAATCtccactggcttctttcattcctttatttttaaatgttcaaattcCCTGAAGTTGTACTCTCATTTACCCTGTTGTTCTTTTCCTCTACAGTGACCCTTACACCAGAAGCTGCAAATTGCTGGCTATGTTCTGCCCTCAGAAATGTTTTGTTTGGCCCTTACCTGCACGGAAACTCTCACTGACTCCACAATGCCTGGCagataaagtccaaattccttagcTTAACATTTAAGGCCCTGACCAGCCTGACCTTTCTATGTCCTCTGGGGTTAAGGGACTCTCCATTTCCAACCCCAGGACATCTAACTAACTCcttgttttccaaagtaattgGAAAGAGACAGCATGAatgcttcaaaattaaaaataataactatcatTTGGGTTAAGGGCCCCCAAATTTTCTCTGTCATCATCAGAGTTGATCTTAGGCTAAAGACTGAAAACGCGATTTTTTTCTAGCCTCTCTCTGGGGCAGTGTAGCATATGGTTAGATTGCTGAGGTTAGTTAGATAGTTTGGCTCCACTAATTATTATGGCctgtgtgcctttgggcaagTTTCAAACCTTTCCCTGaccaggtttctttttttgtaaaaaggGAATAAAGCATCTGCTTTATGGGATTAAGGATTAAACTCAGTAATGTATGTAAACTGTTTAAACACCGCAGTTAGCAGATGGCCAGTAAATGGTacccatgattatttttattattgctgcTTCACCTCTAAGCATATCATACAATTCATTGAAGTCATTATTAGAGCACGGATTGAATGGGAGTCAGGCCTGGACCCCTAACAACATGGGACCTCGGGCAAATCCTTTCTTGGGCCgcggtttcttcacctgtaaaatatgGGTATGTtgctgggatggggagggtgcaCCATGTGCAGATTAGACTAGCGGATCTCTAAAATTCCTGACATCTCTAAAGCCCCATGGGGGTGAGCCCCTGTTTCCCTCACAGGGCAGTCCAATCTTATCTCCCAGATAGGCAGATCCGAATTCTGAATCCTGATCTTTTTTCTTGACCATAAGGAATTCACCTCTCTTTCAGCCTCATTTTCCTTGcttgtaaaacaacaacaaacaaaacagtttttaaaaacaaacaaatgagctaCTTCCTTCCTAGCAGTGTTTCCGCAGGCACTAAGCTAACAGTGGACGCTCCAGCCTTCTTTCTGCTTCTAAGCTGCTCAATCAACTCCTGCCCCCGCTTCCCCGCCCGCGGGCCGGCTGGCCGGCCACTGCCTGTAACCTTCTCTAAACAGGCTCAAGTGCTTTAGGTCATTACGCCGAGTCCTGCACTTTGTATCATAAACACGATCCACAAGCAGAGTTAAGCGTGAAGGGCGGGTGCGGGGAGGCTGAGGAATGAATGGAAGCGACCTGGGAATGCACGCagctcaggccccgcccccagacGCGATGCGCCCCGCCCAGCCCCGCCCAGCCCCGCCCAGCCCCGCTTTCCGACACCTGGTGGGGCAGGACCTGCCtttgcctctctcccacccttcaAATCCCGCTCCACTGCTGGACTCCCGTGAGATCTGCGACTTGCCCCGGAAGACCCGCCCCCTGTGCCGTGGAGGCCAATGGGCAAGGGCGACGGTTGCGACAGTTGGGTTTTGAAGGAGCCAATGAGTGCTCGGAGCGGAGAGTTTAAGAAGCGTAAATCCGCACCGCTAAGGTCGGTCTGGAATCCGAGCCTGCTTTGAGCTGACGGTGAGAGGCGGGTGGGCCGAGCGAACCGGGGTGAGGCCGCGGCCGCGggtgctgggctgggaggggctgcGGCCGGGggtgctgggctgggaggggctgcGGCCGGGGTGGCCCTGTGTGGTCGGCCGTCCCAGAGCACGGTCGCCTTTCTTCCTCCGGGGCTCAGCGGGCAGCCCTCTCCCTCCAGACACTCCCATGGCCCAGTTCGTGTTCGAGAGTGACCTGCACTCGCTGCTGCAGCTGGATACACCCATCCCCAATGCACCCCCTGCGCGCTGGCAGCGCAAGGCGAAGGAAGCCGCGGGGCCGGCCCCCTCGCCTATGCGGGCAGCCAACCGATCCCACAGCGCCGGCAGGACCCCGGGCCGAACTCCCGGTCAGTGGGGTGCGGCGGGACgcgggcagggagggaagggctgAGAACAGCCTTCACGACTGCTCCCATGGGAGCCTGTTGTGACAGTCTGgcttccctctccctgccccaggcaAATCCAGCTCCAAGATTCAGACCACTCCCAGCAAACCTGGCGGTGACCGCTATATCCCCCATCGCAGTGCTTCCCAGATGGAGGTCGCTAGCTTCCTCCTGAGCAAGGAGAACCAGCCCGAAGACAGTCAGACGCCCACCAAGAAGGTATGTGTCCCAGGGGGGCTTAAGGCAGGAAACCGATCCGTATAATCTGGATGATACCACCACCTCACCACCACCCTTATGTGCCAGGAACATCAGAAAGCATGGGCTTTGAACCTGAACGGTTTTGATGTGGAGGAAGCCAAGATCCTTAGGCTCAGTGGAAAACCACAAAATGCCCCAGAGGGTAAGACCTGAAGTTTTCAGCTCTTGGAGGGAGGTGTCATTCCATCCCCAGGGCTCGGGATAGATGAGATGGCTCTTCCCACCTAAGACTGAGGGGAGGGAAGGTGCTTATCTGGCCTTCCTGGttaggggcagggggaggtgtCAATTCTCCCAGTGTCTAGACCCACTCCGTTGCCACAGGTTACCAGAACAGACTGAAAGTACTCTATAGCCAGAAGGCCACGCCCAGCTCCAGCAGGAAGACCTGCCGTTACATTCCTTCTCTGCCAGACCGGATCCTGGACGCCCCTGAAATCCGGAATGACTACTGTAAGTGCAGCCTTCTCCCTGTCCGGTGgatggagaaaaagggagagaaagggaccAGGCAAACTAGAAAGCTCATGcttttcccttccccctctgGCAGACCTGAACCTTGTGGATTGGAGCTCTGGGAATGTACTGGCTGTGGCTTTGGACAACAGTGTGTACTTGTGGAGTGCTAGCTCTGGTGACATCCTGCAGCTGCTGCAATTGGAGCAGCCTGGGGACTATATATCTTCTGTGGCCTGGATCAAAGAGGGCAACTACCTGGCTGTAGGCACCAGCAGTGCTGAGGTGCAGGTGAGACTTGTCCCTGTTCTGCAGCTCTATTGTTCCCCCAGAACAAGACCCCCAGGGGTCTTGCCCAGCAGGAGGATGTTAATGCCAAGTCCTGATCTTCATGGTCTTCTCTCTCTGTAGCTATGGGATGTGCAACAGCAGAAACGGCTTCGAAACATGACCAGTCATTCTGCCCGAGTGGGCTCCCTCTGTTGGAATAGCTATATCCTGTCCAGGTTAGTGGTTTTTGCTAGTGTGTTACAAAATCAGTCTATGATTTTGGCCCCCTCTCCCCGGATTGTACACCTCTGAACTGAAGCAGCTCTGGCCTGCTGGTGGCGTTTGGCACTGCTACAGGACCTgattcccttctcccttcctgcaGTGGCTCACGCTCTGGCCACATCCACCACCATGATGTTCGGGTAGCAGAACACCATGTGGCCACATTGAGTGGCCACAGCCAGGAAGTGTGTGGGCTGCGCTGGGCCCCAGATGGACGACATTTAGCCAGTGGCGGCAACGATAACTTGGTCAACGTGTGGCCTAGTGCTCCTGGAGAAGGTGGCTGGGTTCCTCTGCAGACATTCACCCAGCATCAAGGGGCTGTCAAGGTGAgagtggggctgggctgggctgggctgggcttctGCAGACTCTCACTCAGAACCTCTGGGGACATGGGATGGTGGCATTGGACTGGGTTAATCTGTGAGCCCTATAGGTCTGTGTCTAGCTCTAGTACCTGCTGACCCCAACTTTTTATCCCACCTAGGCTGTAGCTTGGTGTCCCTGGCAGCCCAACGTCCTGGCAACTGGAGGGGGCACAAGTGATCGACACATTCGTATCTGGAACGTCTGCTCTGGGGCCTGTCTGAGTGCTGTGGATGCCCATTCCCAGGTAGTCTTCCTTATTCCAGCCTCTCACTCCCAGATGCGTTCTTAATTCTATATAGCCTTCCTGGGCAACCACGTCCCCTCCAGTGGCTTCACTGATGCTATACTCTGATGGTTTCCAAACTTCTAACTCAGCTCTCACTCATGAGCTCCAGACCCACATTTCCAACAGTCCACAGAGAGCTTGTCTCTAACCCCATGTGCTATAGGTGGCACCACGCTAATATGTCCCAAATTAAACTTGTCACTTCCCCTTGCCTCCCTGAAATGTGTTCCTCCTCATCCTATGTTGTTGTGAGGGACACCACTCAGAAATCTGAAAAACCTAGAATCTTTCATCCTCCCCACCTAGTCACCAAGACGTCTCAGTTTTACCTCAGAATATCATTTACACATGTCCCCTCCCCTTGGCCTCATCCTTCTCCCCAGTGGAGGCTCACAGCACTGGTCTTTTCATATCTCTTCCAGTCTGCCCTCTGCACTGGTCTGGGTGGTCTGTTTCTGTCCTCTTTAAACCCTGCAAGGGCTCCCTGTCACCTACAGTGTATAATCCAAATGCTTCAGAATGACATTTGAGGCCCTTGCTGGTGTGTCTCCCTGCAAGCACTGCAGCTTCCTCGCTTGCCAGCCCCCTGCCCAGCACATGCAGCCTTCATTCTGACCTTGGGctcaggttcaaa is a window encoding:
- the CDC20 gene encoding cell division cycle protein 20 homolog; amino-acid sequence: MAQFVFESDLHSLLQLDTPIPNAPPARWQRKAKEAAGPAPSPMRAANRSHSAGRTPGRTPGKSSSKIQTTPSKPGGDRYIPHRSASQMEVASFLLSKENQPEDSQTPTKKEHQKAWALNLNGFDVEEAKILRLSGKPQNAPEGYQNRLKVLYSQKATPSSSRKTCRYIPSLPDRILDAPEIRNDYYLNLVDWSSGNVLAVALDNSVYLWSASSGDILQLLQLEQPGDYISSVAWIKEGNYLAVGTSSAEVQLWDVQQQKRLRNMTSHSARVGSLCWNSYILSSGSRSGHIHHHDVRVAEHHVATLSGHSQEVCGLRWAPDGRHLASGGNDNLVNVWPSAPGEGGWVPLQTFTQHQGAVKAVAWCPWQPNVLATGGGTSDRHIRIWNVCSGACLSAVDAHSQVCSILWSPHYKELISGHGFAQNQLVIWKYPTMAKVAELKGHTARVLSLTMSPDGATVASAAADETLRLWRCFELDPARRREREKASAAKSSLIHQGIR